A portion of the Stigmatella aurantiaca DW4/3-1 genome contains these proteins:
- a CDS encoding ectoine synthase — protein MFVRSLSDVEKTAFFVEWGAGTSHRLLTAKDGMGFTVCHTVVRAGTESLLHYRNHLEACYCIAGEGEVEDMNGNVYPIRPGDIYVLDQHDRHYLRGGKDTDLILVSIFNPPLQGVERHDLTKQNGSGY, from the coding sequence ATGTTCGTTCGCAGTCTGTCTGACGTCGAAAAAACAGCGTTCTTCGTCGAATGGGGTGCCGGGACGAGTCACCGGTTGCTCACCGCAAAAGACGGGATGGGGTTTACCGTTTGCCACACGGTCGTCCGCGCGGGCACGGAGTCCCTGTTGCATTACCGCAACCACCTCGAAGCCTGCTATTGCATCGCGGGCGAAGGCGAGGTCGAGGACATGAACGGCAACGTCTATCCCATTCGACCCGGTGATATCTATGTGCTGGATCAGCACGACCGCCACTACCTGCGTGGCGGCAAGGACACGGATCTGATCCTGGTCAGCATCTTCAACCCGCCGCTCCAGGGCGTCGAGCGGCATGATCTCACGAAACAGAACGGTTCCGGTTACTGA
- a CDS encoding LysR family transcriptional regulator, which produces MDARIHLDLNDVALLVRVVRTQSFSAAARERGVPVSTVSRRIARLESVLGIRLLERTTRRLRLTDAGREYFGHAERAVDDLAQGTDRVRELQKEPRGRVRIMAPIVLGAAVSNVIYTYLARHPGVSVDLELNERRVDLLAEGFDIAILTGKVDSTDFVARELWRATRKLLYASPRYLEARGAPRRVEDLARHDCIATRAADGIATWTLAQGRRKQRFAFEPRFYVSEFSAAHRAVLAGVGIAMLPEVHCAEDVAEKRLVRVLDGYEGESGGVSLLYRAHRSLTAAVRTCIDHFLAELPATDPARAVHNGRARSEPVRSP; this is translated from the coding sequence GTGGACGCACGAATCCATTTGGACCTTAACGACGTTGCACTCCTCGTGCGCGTCGTTCGAACGCAGAGTTTCTCTGCCGCTGCCCGCGAGCGCGGTGTTCCGGTCTCGACGGTGAGCCGACGCATCGCGCGGCTCGAGTCAGTGCTCGGCATCCGGCTCCTCGAGCGGACGACGCGCCGCCTCCGCCTCACCGACGCGGGGCGCGAGTACTTCGGCCACGCTGAACGGGCGGTGGATGACCTTGCGCAAGGGACCGACCGAGTCCGCGAACTCCAGAAAGAGCCACGCGGGCGCGTGCGGATCATGGCGCCGATCGTCCTCGGAGCCGCCGTATCGAATGTGATCTACACCTATCTTGCGAGGCATCCTGGGGTGTCGGTCGACCTCGAGCTCAACGAGCGGCGGGTTGACCTCCTCGCCGAGGGGTTCGACATCGCCATTCTCACGGGGAAGGTGGACAGCACCGACTTCGTCGCGCGCGAGCTGTGGCGGGCGACGCGGAAGTTGCTCTACGCGAGCCCGCGTTACCTCGAGGCACGCGGCGCGCCGCGCCGGGTAGAGGACCTCGCACGCCACGACTGCATCGCGACGCGCGCGGCCGACGGGATCGCGACGTGGACGCTCGCCCAGGGGCGCCGCAAACAGCGCTTCGCTTTCGAGCCGCGCTTCTATGTGAGCGAGTTCTCCGCCGCCCACCGGGCAGTACTCGCCGGAGTCGGCATCGCGATGCTCCCAGAGGTGCACTGCGCCGAGGACGTGGCCGAGAAGCGGCTCGTCCGTGTCCTCGACGGCTACGAGGGCGAGTCGGGCGGTGTCTCTCTCCTCTATCGCGCCCATCGCTCGCTGACGGCAGCGGTCCGTACCTGCATCGATCACTTTCTCGCGGAGCTACCGGCGACCGACCCAGCCCGTGCTGTCCACAATGGTCGTGCCCGAAGTGAGCCGGTCCGAAGCCCGTGA
- a CDS encoding NAD(P)H-binding protein has protein sequence MKNIVVTGATGNIGSRVVLELTARKREGVMAFVRDPVKAARLAASGATIRRGAFEDTASLRAGFAGADTVVLITAGSALAEQAAAAIDVARAAGVRKIVRISSLKADIEGPTDATRQDGRTEAKLRASGLTHVILRGHCFMQNLLASVGSLRSEGKLYFGTGSGKMGLIDTRDIADAAVAAATSDAWDGQTLELTGPAAIDYDAVAAALGRELGRDVTYVPVPPTAVGEAARRFGTDEWTAKVLTDYCTAYAKGWGDFTTQEVAKLTGHEPRSIAEFAREVLAPAVRAG, from the coding sequence ATGAAAAACATCGTCGTGACTGGGGCTACGGGAAACATTGGCAGCCGGGTCGTGCTCGAACTCACCGCGCGCAAACGCGAAGGCGTGATGGCGTTCGTGCGTGACCCGGTCAAGGCGGCGCGCCTGGCCGCATCAGGTGCGACGATCCGGCGCGGAGCGTTTGAGGACACCGCGTCGCTCCGAGCCGGCTTTGCGGGCGCCGATACCGTCGTTCTCATTACCGCCGGGAGCGCGCTTGCCGAGCAGGCGGCAGCCGCGATCGACGTGGCGCGCGCCGCGGGCGTCCGCAAGATCGTGCGCATCTCTTCGCTGAAGGCGGACATCGAGGGCCCGACGGACGCCACGCGTCAGGATGGCCGGACCGAGGCCAAGCTCCGCGCGAGCGGCCTCACCCACGTCATCCTCCGCGGGCACTGTTTCATGCAGAATCTTCTCGCGAGCGTCGGGAGCCTCCGCAGCGAGGGGAAGCTCTACTTCGGCACCGGCAGCGGGAAGATGGGCCTCATCGACACGCGCGACATCGCCGACGCTGCGGTCGCTGCCGCGACGAGCGACGCATGGGACGGCCAGACGCTGGAGCTCACCGGACCGGCGGCGATCGACTACGACGCTGTCGCGGCTGCGCTCGGAAGGGAGCTCGGCCGCGATGTCACGTATGTCCCGGTTCCGCCGACCGCCGTCGGCGAAGCGGCCCGCAGGTTCGGCACGGACGAGTGGACGGCGAAGGTCTTGACCGACTACTGCACGGCATACGCCAAGGGCTGGGGTGACTTCACGACCCAAGAGGTCGCGAAGCTCACGGGCCACGAGCCGCGTTCGATCGCTGAATTCGCGCGCGAGGTACTCGCCCCAGCGGTGCGGGCCGGGTGA
- a CDS encoding imm11 family protein — translation MPRRFFELYDDLYARGRWHLKNPIDEQKRKLDDWAFRLGMPMSIEGRLRILIDQKGRALDFSETNSRIPVVHVKAATLFLELAPGDVQLIPVDIEGQPDQYSVLVATRLIRCIDEKASQVQFWRPEDGFPEKVGQYYAVDHMRVDKAKLGNAKIFRPEGWPGKLIVSEEIKAALERMGTTGAKFEEV, via the coding sequence ATGCCTAGGCGCTTCTTCGAACTGTACGACGATCTGTATGCTCGAGGCCGTTGGCATCTGAAGAACCCCATCGATGAGCAAAAACGCAAGCTAGATGACTGGGCGTTCAGGCTCGGAATGCCCATGAGCATTGAGGGACGCTTGAGGATCCTCATCGATCAAAAAGGGAGGGCACTGGACTTCTCCGAGACGAATTCGAGAATTCCTGTCGTTCATGTGAAGGCCGCGACTCTCTTTTTGGAATTGGCCCCTGGTGATGTACAGCTCATTCCCGTGGATATCGAAGGTCAACCGGATCAGTACTCGGTTCTGGTGGCCACACGCTTGATCCGCTGTATCGACGAAAAAGCCTCGCAGGTACAGTTTTGGCGGCCCGAAGATGGCTTTCCAGAGAAGGTGGGCCAGTACTACGCCGTGGATCACATGCGCGTCGACAAGGCGAAGCTTGGAAATGCCAAGATATTCCGTCCTGAAGGGTGGCCTGGGAAACTGATCGTATCCGAGGAGATTAAAGCCGCCTTAGAGCGCATGGGGACCACGGGCGCGAAGTTCGAGGAAGTGTAG
- a CDS encoding AHH domain-containing protein codes for MRLTASPRETVEQLFQLDALNGQFLYLMRERKLIPQDPGTLLEGTLPEGEQALVSRYQQWCQSAHGFKGDCLGGVLVAGKYLDLQGRYMWAMAMSKSPLLEEFDKSLGQMVHMQAVMQAAMGTIVTLLALLAMPEPVTKFVAAWATVGLILWVGAQTLYALITGWFQLMEEVKAATVFGEIRDAGERFGKLFSREAAQAFVMMAMVLLTHTAKGFGTQVAALPGSAQVSMHAASREGILLSEIVAVESVSVTAEGFSVVLPPGAMLMTAHRGRGGRTENHHIGTIANEISAVRGGPWTPRLRELFAKAGMRLKDPENVVPVKGHKGPHPERYHRLVYERLDDATRGCRSITECRARLTRVMDRLAQEIATPGTELNRLVTQGRPR; via the coding sequence GTGCGGCTGACCGCATCCCCCCGCGAGACGGTGGAGCAGCTGTTTCAACTCGATGCGCTCAATGGCCAATTCCTTTACTTGATGAGAGAGAGGAAACTTATCCCGCAGGATCCGGGAACTCTCCTGGAAGGCACGTTGCCAGAGGGGGAGCAGGCACTGGTCAGCCGGTACCAGCAATGGTGTCAGAGTGCCCATGGTTTCAAGGGCGATTGTTTGGGAGGCGTGCTTGTTGCTGGGAAGTACCTGGATCTGCAAGGTCGCTACATGTGGGCAATGGCCATGAGCAAAAGCCCTCTCTTGGAGGAGTTCGACAAGTCACTTGGACAGATGGTGCACATGCAGGCTGTGATGCAGGCTGCCATGGGGACTATCGTCACATTGCTCGCCTTGCTTGCGATGCCTGAGCCAGTCACAAAATTTGTGGCTGCTTGGGCGACCGTGGGGCTCATTCTCTGGGTAGGTGCCCAAACGCTCTATGCGCTGATAACAGGATGGTTCCAGTTGATGGAGGAGGTAAAGGCTGCCACGGTCTTCGGCGAAATCCGCGATGCAGGCGAGAGGTTCGGCAAGCTGTTTTCGCGTGAAGCAGCTCAAGCATTCGTCATGATGGCGATGGTGCTTCTGACGCATACAGCGAAGGGATTTGGGACTCAAGTAGCGGCGCTTCCCGGCTCTGCGCAAGTGTCGATGCACGCGGCAAGCCGGGAAGGAATCTTGTTGTCGGAAATTGTCGCGGTGGAGTCCGTGTCTGTGACGGCCGAGGGCTTCAGCGTGGTGCTGCCACCGGGCGCGATGTTGATGACAGCGCATCGAGGGCGTGGCGGACGAACCGAAAATCATCACATTGGCACCATCGCCAATGAAATCTCCGCCGTGCGTGGTGGACCGTGGACTCCTAGGCTTCGTGAGCTTTTCGCCAAGGCCGGGATGCGGCTGAAGGATCCAGAAAATGTAGTGCCCGTCAAAGGGCACAAAGGGCCACACCCTGAACGCTACCACCGCTTGGTCTACGAGCGGCTGGACGACGCAACAAGAGGCTGCCGTAGCATCACCGAGTGCCGCGCGAGGCTGACGCGAGTGATGGACAGGCTGGCTCAGGAGATCGCTACACCAGGTACCGAGTTGAATCGGCTCGTCACCCAAGGTAGACCACGATAA
- a CDS encoding outer membrane lipoprotein-sorting protein, with protein MPMTVQPLLCAALAAVFLAAPTALALDAAEMKKLLEVIDDRQRNGGDYKSLVYLEQKEKDKADTVREALVYRRDADDKLMILFSKPKGEAGKGYLRLDKNLWSYDPNVGKWERRTERERIAGTDSRRADFDESRLAEEYEPTFEGEEALGKFKVHKLSLQARAGIDVAYPIIKLWVDTATSNILKRQEFALSGRLMRTLYYPKWQKVFSESKGAEVWYPQEIRIYDEVEKANSTVILIKSVDLRALEANIFTKAWLESKSR; from the coding sequence ATGCCCATGACTGTTCAGCCTCTGCTGTGCGCCGCGCTGGCCGCGGTGTTCCTGGCTGCTCCCACCGCGCTCGCGCTGGATGCCGCCGAGATGAAGAAGCTGCTGGAGGTCATTGATGACCGGCAGCGCAATGGCGGCGACTACAAGTCGCTGGTCTATCTGGAGCAGAAGGAGAAGGACAAGGCCGACACCGTGCGGGAGGCGCTTGTCTACCGGCGCGACGCGGACGACAAGCTGATGATCCTCTTCTCGAAGCCGAAAGGGGAGGCGGGCAAGGGCTACCTGCGGCTGGACAAGAACCTGTGGAGCTACGATCCCAATGTGGGCAAGTGGGAGCGGCGCACGGAGCGCGAGCGCATCGCTGGGACGGACAGCCGCCGCGCTGACTTCGACGAGTCCCGTCTGGCCGAGGAGTACGAGCCGACCTTCGAAGGGGAAGAGGCGCTGGGAAAGTTCAAGGTGCACAAGTTGTCGCTCCAGGCCCGGGCTGGCATCGACGTGGCGTACCCCATCATCAAGCTGTGGGTGGACACGGCCACCAGCAACATCCTCAAGCGCCAGGAGTTCGCCCTGTCTGGCCGGCTGATGCGCACGCTCTATTATCCGAAGTGGCAGAAGGTCTTCAGCGAGTCCAAGGGCGCCGAGGTCTGGTATCCCCAGGAGATCCGCATCTACGACGAGGTGGAGAAGGCCAACTCCACCGTCATCCTCATCAAGAGCGTGGACCTGCGGGCCCTGGAGGCCAACATCTTCACCAAGGCCTGGCTCGAGAGTAAGAGCCGATGA
- a CDS encoding ABC transporter permease: protein MLQIFLIAFRNLLAHRRRTLLLGSAIAGVTALLIILMGVTNGMRATMLESATTLMSGHVNVGGFYKVTSGQAAAVVVNYPKIIDLIQKEVPELDYVSQRGRGWAKIVSDTGSMQVGVGGIDVEKEQGFRKILQIRSGKLDDLREPGTILIFEEQAKKLEVRVGDEVTLSAPTLRGTNNTLDVRVVAIAANVGMMSSFNTFVPSKSLQDLYQLKSDTTGAIFLYLKDMKDIPAVQQRLREKLAAANYTLMDNDPRAFWMKFDAINREGWTGQKLDITNWEDEISFVQWVVKGLGFLTGFLTFVLLVIIAVGIMNTLWIAIRERTREVGTLRAIGMQRRRVLVMFLTEALMLSLSATLAGATLATLFCLAINAQSVRAPEVVQVMLLTENWFLKVEPGSVAFAVTLITLCAMAVSLIPSFLAARMKPVTAMHHIG, encoded by the coding sequence ATGCTCCAGATTTTCCTTATTGCCTTCCGCAATCTGCTGGCACACCGCAGGCGCACGTTGCTGCTCGGAAGCGCCATCGCGGGCGTCACCGCGCTGCTCATCATCCTGATGGGGGTGACCAATGGGATGCGGGCCACCATGCTCGAGTCCGCCACCACGCTGATGAGCGGACATGTGAACGTGGGCGGCTTCTACAAGGTGACTTCGGGCCAGGCCGCGGCCGTGGTCGTCAACTATCCGAAGATCATCGATCTCATCCAGAAGGAGGTTCCCGAGTTGGACTACGTGTCCCAGCGCGGGCGCGGGTGGGCCAAGATCGTCTCCGACACGGGGTCCATGCAGGTCGGCGTGGGCGGAATCGACGTGGAGAAGGAGCAAGGCTTCCGCAAGATTCTCCAGATCCGGTCAGGCAAGCTGGATGACCTGCGGGAGCCGGGCACCATCCTCATCTTCGAAGAGCAGGCCAAGAAGCTCGAGGTGCGTGTGGGGGACGAGGTGACCCTCTCGGCCCCCACGCTGCGCGGCACCAACAACACCTTGGATGTGCGCGTGGTGGCCATCGCGGCCAACGTGGGAATGATGAGCTCGTTCAACACCTTCGTGCCCAGCAAGAGCTTGCAGGACCTCTATCAGCTCAAGAGCGACACGACGGGGGCCATCTTCCTGTACCTCAAGGACATGAAGGACATCCCCGCCGTGCAGCAGCGCTTGCGCGAGAAGCTCGCCGCGGCGAACTACACGCTGATGGACAACGACCCGCGCGCCTTCTGGATGAAGTTCGATGCCATCAACCGCGAAGGCTGGACGGGACAGAAGCTGGACATCACCAACTGGGAGGACGAGATCTCCTTTGTGCAGTGGGTGGTGAAGGGGCTGGGCTTCCTGACGGGCTTCCTGACCTTCGTGCTGCTCGTCATCATCGCCGTGGGCATCATGAACACGCTGTGGATCGCCATCCGTGAGCGCACCCGCGAGGTGGGGACGCTGCGCGCCATCGGCATGCAGCGGCGCCGGGTGCTGGTGATGTTCCTGACCGAGGCGCTGATGCTCAGCCTCTCGGCGACCCTCGCCGGCGCCACGCTCGCCACGCTCTTCTGTCTGGCCATCAATGCCCAGAGCGTGCGTGCGCCCGAGGTCGTTCAGGTGATGCTGTTGACGGAGAACTGGTTCTTGAAGGTCGAACCTGGCTCCGTGGCTTTCGCCGTGACGCTCATCACGCTGTGTGCCATGGCGGTGAGCCTCATTCCCTCTTTCCTCGCCGCGCGGATGAAGCCCGTGACGGCCATGCACCACATTGGATGA
- a CDS encoding ABC transporter permease, with protein sequence MTTLVLLLEVAFRNLFKSWVNLIIGGIILFATFLVVTGGALLDSIDSSMSRSIVGSLAGHIQVYSDKSKDELSLFGGMSGEPDVAALDSFTPIKKVLEKHPNVQTVVPMGTNGALISSGNTVDLTLARLRELYRKNAEEGETPERRAQIESLKAHVRRLGELLQADMQKRSELLREESRDPAEVEALERVRTDAFWADFDKEPLASLEFLENRIAPQAADGDLLYIRYVGTDLDAFQQSFDRMQIVDGKPVPPGKRGMLLSKFFYEESLKLKTARRLDLLKEAHESGRLIAQDPQLQRWVSENRTQTREIVFQLDPIKAQQATERLQRVLDSQEADLAKLLSTFLDVNDGNLVTRYEQFYAQLVPLLDLYRIRMGDSLTITSFTRTGYVQNVNVPIYGTYQFNGLEKSPLAGSVNLMDLVSFRELYGYLTADKLAEIAQLQEKSGLTEVKRENAEEALFGEEAPSTLVANATPGLINENEQIQSEATALRKEDLLKRVYSKKELEDGMVLSAAIILKDPSKLESTLAELQQSPEVKDAKLRVVSWQKAVGLIGQFVLLMKMVLWGVIVILFVVVLAIINNAVMMATLQRVREVGTMRAIGAQRTFILSMILLETVVLGLVFGGAGAGLGSGLISYLGRVGIPAVSDELYFFFSGPRLLPFLSPGNFITAFLLVVGVSIFSTLYPAFLATRVSPVTAMQTDE encoded by the coding sequence ATGACGACGCTCGTGCTGCTCCTGGAGGTGGCGTTCCGCAACCTCTTCAAGAGCTGGGTCAATCTCATCATTGGCGGCATCATCCTCTTCGCCACCTTCCTGGTGGTGACGGGGGGGGCGTTGCTGGACAGCATCGACTCGTCGATGAGCCGCTCGATCGTCGGCTCCCTGGCGGGGCACATTCAGGTCTACTCGGACAAGTCCAAGGATGAACTGTCGCTGTTTGGCGGAATGAGCGGAGAGCCGGACGTCGCGGCCCTCGACAGCTTCACGCCCATCAAGAAGGTGCTGGAAAAGCACCCCAACGTGCAGACGGTGGTGCCCATGGGCACCAATGGGGCGCTCATCTCTTCCGGAAACACGGTGGACCTGACGTTGGCCCGATTGAGGGAGCTCTACCGCAAGAACGCGGAAGAGGGCGAGACGCCCGAGCGGCGCGCGCAGATCGAAAGCCTGAAGGCGCACGTGCGCCGGCTGGGAGAGCTGCTCCAGGCGGACATGCAGAAGCGCAGTGAGCTGCTGCGGGAGGAATCGCGCGACCCCGCCGAGGTGGAGGCGCTGGAGCGCGTCCGCACGGACGCGTTCTGGGCGGACTTCGACAAGGAGCCGCTGGCCTCGCTGGAGTTTCTGGAGAACCGGATCGCGCCCCAGGCCGCCGATGGCGACCTGCTCTACATCCGCTACGTGGGCACGGACCTCGATGCCTTCCAGCAGAGCTTCGACCGCATGCAGATCGTGGATGGCAAGCCCGTCCCTCCGGGCAAGCGCGGCATGCTGCTGTCCAAGTTCTTCTATGAGGAAAGCCTCAAGTTGAAGACGGCGCGCCGGCTGGATCTCCTCAAGGAGGCCCATGAGAGCGGGCGCTTGATCGCCCAGGATCCCCAGCTCCAGCGCTGGGTCTCCGAGAACCGGACGCAGACGCGCGAGATCGTCTTCCAGCTGGATCCCATCAAGGCCCAGCAGGCCACGGAGCGCCTCCAGCGGGTGCTGGACAGCCAGGAAGCGGATCTCGCGAAGCTGCTGAGCACGTTCCTGGACGTCAACGATGGGAACCTCGTCACCCGGTACGAGCAGTTCTATGCGCAGCTCGTGCCCCTGCTGGACCTGTACCGCATCCGGATGGGGGACTCCCTGACCATTACCTCCTTCACCCGCACCGGGTACGTGCAGAACGTGAACGTCCCCATCTATGGGACCTACCAGTTCAACGGGCTGGAGAAGTCTCCGCTGGCCGGGTCGGTGAACCTGATGGACCTGGTGTCCTTCCGCGAGCTGTACGGTTATCTCACCGCGGACAAGCTGGCGGAGATTGCCCAGCTTCAGGAAAAGAGCGGACTGACCGAGGTGAAGCGGGAAAATGCCGAGGAGGCCCTCTTTGGCGAGGAGGCGCCCTCCACCCTGGTGGCCAACGCCACCCCGGGCCTCATCAATGAGAACGAGCAGATCCAATCCGAGGCCACTGCCTTGCGGAAGGAGGATCTGCTCAAGCGTGTCTACTCCAAGAAGGAGCTGGAGGATGGGATGGTGCTCAGCGCTGCCATCATCCTCAAGGATCCTTCCAAGCTGGAGAGCACCCTGGCCGAGCTCCAGCAATCTCCGGAGGTCAAGGACGCGAAGTTGCGCGTGGTGAGCTGGCAGAAGGCCGTGGGGCTCATTGGCCAGTTCGTGCTGCTGATGAAGATGGTGCTCTGGGGCGTCATCGTCATCCTCTTCGTCGTGGTGCTCGCCATCATCAACAATGCGGTGATGATGGCCACGCTCCAGCGTGTGCGGGAGGTGGGCACCATGCGCGCCATTGGCGCCCAGCGCACCTTCATCCTGTCCATGATTCTGCTGGAGACGGTGGTGCTGGGCCTCGTGTTCGGCGGTGCGGGGGCTGGGCTGGGAAGCGGGTTGATCTCGTACCTGGGCCGCGTGGGCATCCCCGCGGTCAGTGACGAGCTGTACTTCTTCTTCAGCGGTCCCAGGCTGTTGCCCTTCCTCAGCCCCGGCAACTTCATCACCGCGTTCCTGCTGGTGGTGGGAGTATCCATCTTCTCGACCCTCTATCCCGCGTTCCTGGCCACCCGCGTGTCGCCCGTCACGGCGATGCAGACGGACGAGTGA
- a CDS encoding ABC transporter ATP-binding protein, translated as MSSASEPIVSIQDVTKSYHLGKVEVPALRGVSLQVFPGEFISIAGPSGSGKTTLLNLIGCVDTATAGTVRVAGQDTKQLSERRLTDLRLHTIGFIFQSFNLVSVLSVFQNVEFPLLLQKKLNASQRRERVMALLEQVGLGKHVKHRPNELSGGQRQRVAVARALVTQPQIILADEPTANLDSVTGQQIIDLMKAMNVERGTTFIFSTHDAKVMTHANAVVRLKDGKVLDRVTPIEAGLAMAAGAEAHG; from the coding sequence ATGTCTTCTGCTTCAGAGCCCATCGTCTCCATCCAGGACGTCACCAAGAGCTACCATCTCGGCAAGGTGGAGGTCCCCGCGCTGCGAGGTGTCTCGCTGCAGGTGTTCCCGGGAGAGTTCATCTCCATCGCGGGACCGTCCGGCAGCGGGAAGACCACGCTGCTCAACCTCATCGGCTGTGTGGACACCGCCACCGCCGGGACCGTCCGTGTCGCGGGGCAAGACACCAAGCAGCTCTCGGAGCGCAGGCTCACCGATCTGCGGCTCCACACCATCGGCTTCATCTTCCAGAGCTTCAACCTGGTCTCGGTGCTCAGCGTGTTTCAGAACGTGGAGTTCCCCTTGCTCCTCCAGAAGAAGCTGAACGCGTCTCAGCGCCGCGAGCGCGTGATGGCGCTGCTGGAGCAGGTGGGGCTGGGCAAGCACGTGAAGCACCGGCCCAACGAGCTGTCCGGCGGCCAGCGCCAGCGCGTGGCCGTGGCCCGCGCCCTGGTGACCCAGCCGCAGATCATCCTGGCGGATGAGCCCACCGCGAACCTGGACTCGGTGACGGGCCAGCAGATCATCGATCTGATGAAGGCGATGAACGTCGAGCGGGGGACGACCTTCATCTTCTCCACCCACGACGCGAAGGTGATGACGCACGCCAATGCGGTGGTGCGGCTCAAGGATGGAAAGGTCCTCGACCGCGTCACCCCCATCGAGGCGGGGCTGGCGATGGCGGCGGGCGCGGAGGCACACGGATGA